The following are encoded together in the Bacteroidota bacterium genome:
- a CDS encoding S8 family peptidase has translation MKKTIFIFLSCFLYFGLKAQTPSNYNQQPVLANENGEIPTLILVNSAINESELTQLHIKVETKAGNVWSVLVPQSQLAYLSGVKGVEAIEPALRLNATHAKMDSVRKLMRVDQVHDGINNGLPQNFTGKGVIVGIVDIGFDYKHPAFYAADSVTYRVSRVWQQNHDEGTPPSGYDYGSELIGKEEIFTDLDLNGTHGTHVAGIAAGSGIGSPDLKYQGHAPDAELVFVSIKYFNEQLPGSAMSDYLIANPAIIDAYNYIFNYAKSVGKPAVINLSWGMHTGPHDGTSLFDLATNNLIGEGLILVGAAGNEGTNPMHFEAELRGDTVKTIVIENERFSYPKEEVYVDMWGSGNSVFSVSAHLIDTTGNIVYESAYLSSSKAGTDTKFFDTDSGKFSIITFTNSYYVPNGKPNIRLLLTNPDPAKYNIGLSITSPYSDVHAWNSGGIYRYTSGRFVNQYNQINFSSTYKAGNTDYTVGENGGTSKSVITAGAMTAKNLYYGIFNDTFNDQGYSAIGNITPFSSRGPTADGRIKPDILAPGMDVAAPIFLQEFPGWSKNRLVAITEFNADTFAYGVFSGTSMASPQVTGTVALMLQANPKLTSFQIKQILAKTAIVDSKTGAVPNNNAGWGKVNTYEAVKESYRILSTGGIHFQVPKIIAFPNPSFDEVTIQSEQEPIEQIAIYAMNGVLISKEDFSEKMFSVKLSLTELKGGVYILKVNHQVLRLIVD, from the coding sequence ATGAAAAAAACGATATTCATTTTTCTAAGTTGTTTTCTATATTTTGGGCTTAAAGCTCAAACTCCAAGTAATTACAATCAACAACCGGTGCTTGCCAATGAAAATGGTGAAATTCCAACTTTGATTCTGGTCAATTCTGCAATTAATGAGAGCGAATTAACTCAATTGCATATCAAAGTTGAGACCAAGGCGGGTAACGTGTGGAGCGTGCTTGTTCCACAATCACAGCTTGCATACTTATCGGGGGTAAAGGGTGTAGAAGCCATTGAGCCTGCACTCAGGCTGAATGCAACGCATGCCAAAATGGATTCTGTGCGCAAATTGATGAGAGTGGACCAAGTTCACGATGGGATAAACAATGGATTGCCACAGAATTTTACCGGCAAAGGGGTCATTGTAGGAATTGTTGATATTGGGTTTGATTATAAGCATCCTGCATTTTATGCAGCAGACAGTGTTACCTATAGGGTAAGTCGGGTATGGCAGCAAAATCATGATGAAGGAACACCACCCTCAGGATATGATTACGGTTCAGAACTTATCGGGAAAGAAGAAATCTTCACAGACCTTGACTTGAACGGAACGCATGGTACACACGTTGCCGGTATTGCGGCAGGTAGTGGCATAGGCTCGCCTGACCTCAAGTATCAAGGACATGCACCTGATGCAGAACTTGTTTTTGTGAGTATTAAATATTTTAATGAGCAATTGCCGGGAAGTGCCATGAGCGATTATCTGATTGCAAACCCTGCCATTATTGATGCCTATAACTATATTTTTAATTATGCCAAGTCGGTGGGTAAACCTGCTGTTATCAACCTAAGCTGGGGAATGCACACGGGTCCGCATGATGGAACTTCTTTGTTCGATTTGGCTACCAATAATTTAATTGGCGAAGGCTTGATTCTGGTGGGTGCCGCTGGCAATGAAGGTACTAACCCTATGCATTTTGAAGCTGAGTTGAGAGGAGATACTGTAAAAACTATTGTAATTGAGAATGAACGATTTTCATATCCAAAAGAAGAAGTTTATGTGGATATGTGGGGCAGTGGGAACTCTGTTTTTTCTGTGTCGGCACATTTGATTGATACAACAGGAAATATTGTGTACGAAAGCGCTTATCTATCCTCATCAAAAGCAGGAACTGACACCAAATTTTTTGACACAGATTCCGGAAAATTTTCAATTATCACTTTTACCAATTCTTATTATGTGCCCAACGGGAAACCTAATATTCGCTTGCTTCTTACCAATCCGGACCCGGCAAAATACAATATTGGTTTGTCTATCACATCACCTTACTCCGATGTTCATGCTTGGAATTCAGGGGGGATTTATCGTTATACTTCAGGACGATTTGTGAACCAATACAATCAAATTAATTTTTCATCAACATACAAAGCCGGCAATACAGATTATACAGTAGGGGAGAATGGTGGGACTTCCAAGAGTGTTATTACTGCAGGCGCAATGACTGCAAAGAACCTTTACTATGGTATTTTTAATGACACTTTTAATGACCAAGGGTATTCAGCCATTGGCAATATTACTCCTTTTAGCAGTCGTGGTCCGACAGCAGATGGCAGAATAAAGCCCGATATCTTAGCGCCCGGTATGGATGTGGCAGCCCCTATTTTTCTACAAGAATTCCCAGGGTGGTCAAAGAATAGACTGGTTGCCATTACTGAATTTAATGCTGACACATTTGCTTATGGGGTTTTTTCAGGTACTTCAATGGCTTCACCTCAAGTAACAGGCACAGTAGCTTTGATGTTGCAAGCTAACCCAAAGCTTACATCATTTCAGATTAAGCAGATTCTTGCTAAAACTGCAATTGTTGACAGTAAAACAGGTGCGGTTCCAAATAATAACGCAGGATGGGGAAAGGTCAATACCTATGAAGCTGTAAAAGAATCATATAGAATTCTAAGTACAGGTGGTATCCATTTCCAAGTTCCTAAGATTATTGCATTCCCAAACCCGAGCTTTGATGAGGTTACCATTCAATCTGAACAAGAACCGATTGAACAGATTGCAATATATGCCATGAATGGTGTGCTGATTTCCAAAGAAGATTTCTCGGAGAAAATGTTTTCAGTCAAACTTTCTCTAACGGAATTAAAAGGAGGAGTCTATATCTTAAAGGTAAATCACCAAGTTCTTCGTTTGATTGTGGATTGA
- a CDS encoding glycosyltransferase family 2 protein produces the protein MFVSGFTIIRNGVTGGYPVSEAILSILPLVDEMIVAVGKSTDGTLSLIQSIDSDKIKIVETVWDDTLREGGKVLAVETNKALEHVSPKSDWCFYIQADECVHEDDYDNIRISMQKWLNDNSVQGLVFEYLHFYGSYDFLADSRKWYRHEVRIIRNNPQIRSYMDAQGFRIANQRLPAKKINARIFHYGWVKHPQEQMSKQIQARKLWHDDQFIFEKVAVEQEFDYGKIDSIKRFTGSHPKVYHERIAKQNWTFDRDPNITHLSLKNKILMKIEKLSGWRIGEFRNYKLV, from the coding sequence ATGTTTGTCAGCGGTTTTACAATTATCCGTAATGGTGTAACAGGAGGCTATCCGGTCTCAGAAGCCATATTGTCTATCTTGCCTTTGGTGGACGAAATGATTGTGGCTGTAGGAAAGTCAACGGATGGCACACTAAGTTTGATTCAATCCATAGATTCTGATAAAATCAAAATCGTTGAAACTGTTTGGGATGACACTTTGAGAGAAGGCGGTAAAGTACTTGCTGTTGAAACAAACAAAGCATTAGAACATGTCTCCCCTAAATCAGACTGGTGCTTTTATATTCAAGCCGATGAATGTGTACATGAGGATGATTATGACAACATTAGAATCAGTATGCAGAAATGGCTCAATGACAATTCGGTTCAGGGTTTGGTCTTTGAGTATTTGCATTTTTATGGTTCTTATGATTTTCTTGCTGACTCGCGTAAGTGGTATAGACACGAAGTGAGAATTATCAGAAACAATCCACAAATCCGCTCCTATATGGATGCGCAAGGTTTCAGAATTGCTAATCAGAGATTACCGGCAAAAAAAATAAACGCTCGCATTTTTCATTATGGTTGGGTAAAACATCCCCAAGAGCAAATGTCTAAACAAATTCAGGCACGCAAACTGTGGCATGACGACCAATTCATTTTCGAAAAAGTAGCAGTTGAACAAGAGTTTGACTACGGGAAAATTGATTCTATAAAGAGGTTTACGGGTTCACATCCCAAAGTATATCATGAACGAATAGCCAAACAAAACTGGACTTTTGACCGAGACCCCAATATCACTCACCTATCACTTAAAAATAAAATTTTAATGAAAATAGAAAAGCTAAGCGGATGGCGCATCGGTGAGTTTAGAAACTATAAATTAGTATAA
- a CDS encoding asparaginase, with product MKNKTANPILVQSMRGEVVESFHRGVICVINKEKKIVFSLGDVEQVCYPRSAMKFFQHIPFFSRGGAEEFDLTLEEIALICSSHNGEKQHVETVKRILAKGGFTENDLECGAQMPELSSDQADLIKSEQKPSSIHNNCSGKHTGFLLFCRLLGVDHKNYISPEHTIQKIIAETCSRYYETPISDSHIGIDGCSAPIFSYTVYKQAVAYQNLINPIDFPEKEQKACAVMIEAVTTYPFMIAGTKRYCTELMGVAGDNVVGKTGADGVYCMSIFNQDLAVCIKVDDGKMGIQYVVAQSLLSNSGLISKAQAAILERFVHYETKNFGGLIVGEIRPNPELNFNINQSQTA from the coding sequence ATGAAAAATAAAACAGCGAATCCTATTTTAGTACAATCAATGCGAGGCGAGGTTGTCGAGAGTTTTCACAGAGGGGTGATATGTGTAATAAACAAAGAAAAAAAGATTGTTTTCAGTCTGGGAGATGTGGAACAAGTTTGCTATCCGCGTTCGGCAATGAAATTTTTTCAACACATACCTTTCTTTTCACGTGGGGGAGCAGAAGAATTTGATTTAACATTGGAAGAAATTGCTTTGATATGCAGCTCGCACAATGGTGAAAAGCAACATGTTGAAACAGTAAAAAGAATATTGGCAAAGGGTGGTTTTACTGAAAATGATTTGGAATGTGGTGCTCAAATGCCTGAGTTGTCAAGCGACCAGGCAGATTTAATAAAAAGCGAACAAAAACCAAGTAGTATTCACAATAATTGCTCAGGTAAACATACCGGATTTTTGCTTTTTTGCAGACTTCTTGGTGTGGACCACAAAAATTATATTTCACCTGAACACACTATTCAAAAAATCATTGCAGAAACCTGTTCACGTTACTACGAAACACCGATTTCGGATTCACATATTGGGATTGATGGGTGTTCTGCGCCTATTTTTTCATATACTGTTTATAAACAAGCGGTTGCATATCAAAACTTGATTAACCCTATAGACTTTCCTGAAAAAGAGCAGAAAGCCTGTGCTGTAATGATAGAGGCAGTAACCACGTATCCGTTTATGATTGCCGGTACAAAGAGATATTGCACTGAGTTAATGGGTGTTGCCGGTGATAATGTAGTTGGAAAAACAGGAGCAGACGGAGTGTATTGTATGTCAATTTTCAACCAAGACTTAGCTGTTTGTATAAAAGTAGATGATGGTAAAATGGGAATTCAATATGTAGTTGCACAATCTTTACTCTCAAATTCAGGGTTAATTTCAAAAGCACAAGCAGCTATTTTGGAAAGGTTTGTTCATTATGAAACAAAAAATTTTGGAGGTTTGATTGTGGGAGAAATCAGACCCAATCCCGAACTCAATTTTAATATAAATCAATCCCAAACCGCTTGA
- a CDS encoding T9SS type A sorting domain-containing protein codes for MIKYLLKLYLFFLITLPSIVYSQSTTIGSGTFTSNAYGPMYTTTSVNSVSRFAYIYSSSLLGELEHGDSIWSVSFFKDNTDDLTGSNNLKIYIRPTSQTDFGAGSLSWSSEISGLGFVKVYDNNPNSVMNGKRGFITFTFSSPYYWDTTLGQNFEILVEYTQPNTQTAQINWYYDNASTQSGYLSNQNKYYSATNTLTPSNTLSSSNERKPMIRINYPRYDVEIGVSALYSLGKIPVPLGNPDTVKVLLLNSGKHDVVGHHAYLYSYGANVFIDTLTFSLKASEQDLFAFPIRNLHYIGMDTLIVLLEPDGIASNDTIDGLREATAFTYSYRNLKEPPAPGGIGFNGGTGDFVAKFISSQKKAINQISVMFGFGNEPFRIGIWDATGPQGKPGTLLWQSDSQTSKPGEYIMPVWPPVSVNGTFFVGVRQIGTNNIAFGFQYEDPVRNGTFFETSPVGSSTWNDFSPDAPFRFMIEPRIQADNDITPVSFDFPKDTLVFGTFDTLAPQATIRNIGTNDQIIPFETICNIKYYGGTLIYSSSVFDTLSSGNNRKVTFDKSFFPTTTGDYTVEIITKLTTDQFTQNDTLNAHVLAGKYSDVGMTLVFTPFNGGTYQYNIDTIFPTVKADNFGFDDRTFQVYGQIYDSNNVLMWQDIATKSVKGGQSVTVGFSEFIAPKTSTYKFVTYTKMTGDNDLHNDTIIRYFIVGMENDVAANFAIEPISLYNYPANITAIKPKLNVKNKGEFHQLTYFPAYCFIYKDNTLVYTDTAMLQVFIGDSTSISFPKSFNNPPQGNYRAFFQTALSTDQDRSNDTLTIYFKVGVENDVEVVSIESPQNDSALHLSYLYRPRVLVRNNGFKDQNVPFQVVFQSYDSTGAVIQTLLKNITIAANNTKYLDFDSTFNARPEGSISVKSYTNLGTDESLNNDTAIISYTVQKTFDYEIWDKIKNNPSEEIEVNRGSYSPRIVIQNNSRLLTDSAFISVMIWTPDNTIIYNYIRKSLPSLFGGLDTIEFPPYYPTMTGTYTVQASGYQSLDQNPFNDTLTFTFESILNNDLEVSEIVTPKQNDTLIIDKNIPTYAAVKVTNNGREQPDSVVLKVYLLDSQNNVLKSDSQSVSANLVQSATQTLIFNNFFDNINFEQDAHYKIHAKIDYALDQIPNNNKLISDFYVVANTSTSVIAVSDNIKVSPNPFDKFIQIDLNDASYYTITLISSDGKTVYETRTTAEKQTFTIATETLSAGVYYLKLNNGKHIFAAKFIKL; via the coding sequence ATGATTAAATATTTACTGAAATTATACTTATTTTTCCTTATCACACTGCCTTCCATTGTGTACTCGCAGAGCACCACTATCGGTTCGGGTACGTTCACATCTAATGCTTATGGTCCGATGTACACTACAACGAGTGTGAATTCGGTGAGTCGTTTTGCATATATATACAGTTCATCATTACTGGGAGAGTTAGAACATGGTGATAGCATTTGGTCTGTTAGCTTTTTCAAAGACAATACAGATGATTTAACAGGAAGTAATAACCTCAAAATTTATATCAGACCAACCTCACAAACAGATTTTGGCGCAGGAAGTTTGTCGTGGTCAAGTGAAATCAGCGGGCTTGGTTTTGTCAAAGTGTATGACAACAATCCAAACTCAGTAATGAACGGCAAACGAGGATTTATCACATTTACTTTTAGCTCCCCTTACTATTGGGATACTACTTTAGGACAAAATTTTGAAATTCTGGTTGAATACACCCAACCCAATACTCAAACCGCCCAAATCAATTGGTACTATGACAATGCTTCTACCCAATCAGGTTATCTTTCCAACCAAAATAAGTATTATTCGGCAACTAACACACTTACGCCCAGTAACACTTTAAGTTCAAGCAATGAACGCAAACCCATGATTAGGATAAATTATCCGAGATATGATGTTGAAATTGGAGTTTCGGCATTGTATTCATTGGGTAAAATTCCTGTACCTTTGGGCAACCCGGACACTGTCAAAGTGCTATTATTAAATTCCGGGAAACATGATGTGGTTGGACACCACGCTTATTTATACAGTTATGGGGCTAATGTTTTTATTGACACATTGACATTCAGCCTAAAAGCAAGTGAACAAGACTTATTTGCTTTTCCTATCAGGAACCTTCACTATATAGGGATGGACACCCTGATAGTATTGCTAGAGCCGGATGGCATTGCAAGCAACGACACCATTGACGGACTTCGTGAAGCCACTGCTTTTACATATTCATACAGAAACCTAAAAGAACCACCGGCACCCGGAGGAATAGGTTTTAACGGTGGCACCGGTGATTTTGTAGCCAAATTTATTTCATCTCAAAAGAAGGCGATTAACCAAATCAGTGTCATGTTCGGTTTCGGGAATGAGCCTTTTAGAATCGGGATTTGGGATGCAACCGGACCGCAAGGAAAGCCAGGTACACTGCTCTGGCAATCTGATTCCCAAACCTCAAAACCGGGAGAATATATTATGCCTGTATGGCCTCCCGTTTCTGTCAATGGTACTTTCTTTGTTGGGGTACGACAAATAGGCACAAACAATATTGCCTTTGGGTTTCAATACGAAGACCCAGTGAGAAATGGCACTTTCTTTGAAACTTCACCCGTTGGCTCTTCTACATGGAATGATTTCAGTCCTGATGCTCCATTTAGGTTTATGATTGAGCCCCGCATTCAAGCGGATAATGACATAACGCCAGTGTCCTTTGACTTTCCTAAAGACACACTGGTCTTTGGCACTTTTGACACGCTGGCACCGCAAGCAACCATTCGAAATATTGGAACCAACGATCAAATTATCCCGTTTGAGACTATATGTAACATCAAATACTATGGAGGTACTTTGATATACTCTTCCTCAGTGTTTGACACCTTATCATCAGGCAACAACCGTAAAGTAACTTTTGACAAATCCTTCTTCCCTACAACCACAGGTGACTATACCGTTGAAATTATCACCAAACTCACCACTGATCAATTTACGCAAAACGACACACTGAATGCCCACGTTTTAGCCGGCAAATATTCAGATGTAGGAATGACACTTGTTTTTACCCCATTTAATGGAGGAACCTATCAATACAATATAGATACAATTTTCCCGACTGTCAAAGCGGATAACTTTGGATTTGATGACAGAACCTTTCAGGTATATGGACAAATTTATGATTCTAATAATGTTTTGATGTGGCAAGACATAGCAACTAAATCAGTCAAAGGCGGACAGAGTGTAACAGTTGGCTTCAGCGAATTCATTGCACCCAAAACAAGTACTTATAAGTTCGTAACCTATACCAAAATGACAGGTGACAACGACCTACACAACGATACCATTATTAGGTATTTTATTGTGGGTATGGAAAATGATGTAGCTGCAAACTTTGCGATAGAGCCTATTTCATTATATAACTATCCTGCAAATATCACAGCCATTAAACCCAAATTGAATGTTAAAAACAAGGGTGAGTTTCATCAATTGACTTATTTCCCTGCCTATTGTTTTATATACAAAGACAATACGCTTGTATATACAGATACAGCCATGTTGCAGGTATTTATTGGAGACTCAACCAGCATTTCATTTCCTAAATCTTTCAATAATCCACCTCAAGGAAATTATCGAGCATTTTTCCAAACGGCTCTCAGCACAGACCAAGACAGGAGTAATGATACTTTAACAATATATTTTAAAGTTGGGGTTGAGAATGATGTGGAAGTAGTATCGATTGAAAGCCCTCAAAATGACAGTGCATTGCACCTTTCATACCTCTATCGCCCAAGGGTCTTGGTTCGAAATAACGGATTTAAAGACCAAAATGTGCCATTTCAAGTTGTTTTTCAAAGCTATGACAGTACAGGAGCCGTTATACAGACTCTGCTTAAAAACATTACCATTGCTGCCAATAACACTAAGTATCTTGATTTTGACAGCACATTCAACGCAAGACCCGAAGGCAGCATTTCTGTTAAATCATATACTAATTTAGGGACAGATGAAAGTCTGAACAACGATACAGCCATTATTTCATACACAGTCCAAAAGACTTTTGATTATGAAATTTGGGATAAAATCAAGAACAACCCAAGCGAAGAAATTGAAGTAAACAGAGGTTCATATAGTCCTCGCATTGTTATTCAAAACAATTCAAGATTACTCACTGATTCTGCTTTTATCTCAGTTATGATTTGGACACCGGATAATACAATCATATATAACTATATCCGCAAATCTCTTCCCTCACTTTTTGGAGGACTTGACACCATTGAGTTTCCGCCCTATTATCCTACCATGACAGGTACATATACGGTGCAAGCTTCCGGCTATCAGTCCTTAGATCAAAACCCATTCAATGATACCCTAACATTTACTTTTGAAAGTATCCTGAACAATGATTTAGAAGTAAGCGAAATTGTTACACCCAAACAGAATGACACGCTTATTATTGACAAAAACATTCCAACTTATGCAGCAGTCAAAGTTACTAATAACGGTCGCGAGCAGCCCGACAGTGTGGTTTTAAAGGTTTATTTATTAGATTCACAAAATAATGTTCTCAAATCAGATTCACAGTCCGTTTCTGCCAATTTAGTGCAATCAGCCACACAAACACTTATTTTCAACAATTTCTTTGACAATATAAATTTTGAACAGGATGCTCATTATAAAATCCATGCAAAAATTGATTATGCCTTAGACCAAATTCCTAACAACAATAAATTAATTTCTGATTTTTATGTAGTTGCAAATACTTCAACTTCTGTTATTGCCGTTTCTGACAATATTAAAGTATCCCCAAACCCATTCGATAAGTTTATCCAAATTGATTTGAATGATGCTTCATACTACACTATCACTCTTATTTCATCGGATGGAAAAACTGTTTATGAGACACGAACTACTGCTGAAAAGCAAACTTTTACCATAGCCACTGAAACATTGTCGGCAGGTGTTTATTACTTGAAACTTAACAACGGAAAACACATCTTTGCAGCCAAGTTTATAAAATTATAA
- a CDS encoding acetyl-CoA carboxylase biotin carboxyl carrier protein subunit, whose protein sequence is MDYKITLNDKTVAYSNKGGGVKINNTAIVQTFKWIKKSELAFLNVNNHSYSVAVVQLDKENKKVTLRINGKKLVLNLADPMDELLKDLGLDKLLNKGAGEVKAPMPGLVLKVLVEPGMQVNKGDSLLILEAMKMENVIKSPIDGVVKAIHITDKQAIEKNKVMIELSANS, encoded by the coding sequence ATGGATTACAAAATCACACTCAACGATAAAACTGTAGCATACTCGAACAAGGGAGGCGGAGTAAAAATTAACAATACAGCCATAGTACAAACTTTTAAATGGATTAAGAAATCTGAATTGGCTTTTTTGAATGTAAACAACCATTCATACAGCGTAGCTGTAGTTCAATTAGATAAAGAAAATAAAAAAGTTACACTTCGCATCAACGGAAAAAAACTAGTTTTAAATCTGGCAGACCCAATGGATGAACTGCTCAAAGACTTAGGATTGGACAAATTATTAAACAAAGGTGCTGGTGAAGTGAAAGCACCTATGCCGGGACTGGTTCTCAAAGTATTGGTTGAACCGGGCATGCAGGTAAACAAAGGTGATTCTTTATTGATTTTGGAAGCTATGAAGATGGAAAACGTGATTAAAAGCCCTATTGATGGGGTAGTAAAAGCGATACACATAACTGACAAACAAGCGATTGAAAAAAACAAAGTTATGATTGAATTATCAGCTAACAGTTGA
- a CDS encoding acyl-CoA dehydrogenase produces MNFQLTEEQEAVRDAARDFAQTELLPGVIDRDIKEEFPKVQIQKLGELGFMGMMVSPQYGGSGMDAVSYVLAMEEISKVDASVSVCMSVNNSLVCWGLEEYGTEEQKQKYLVPLAKGEVHGAFCLSEPEAGSDATSQKTTAEDKGDYYLLNGTKNWITNGSSADTYIIIAQTHPDKGHHGINAFIVEKSWEGFHIGKKEDKMGIRASNTHTLMFTDVKVPKANRIGEDGFGFKFAMKVLAGGRIGIASQALGIASGAYELALAYSKQRKAFGTEIMNHQAIQFKLADMATEIEAVRLLCLKAAWLKDQHQDYGLASSMAKLYAAETAMKVTTEAVQIHGGYGYVREYHVERLMRDAKITQIYEGTSEVQKVVISRTILK; encoded by the coding sequence ATGAATTTCCAATTAACAGAAGAACAAGAAGCAGTAAGAGATGCAGCTCGAGACTTTGCACAGACTGAATTACTTCCCGGTGTAATAGACAGAGATATCAAAGAAGAATTCCCTAAAGTACAGATTCAAAAACTGGGAGAACTAGGTTTTATGGGAATGATGGTTTCGCCTCAATACGGTGGCAGCGGAATGGATGCAGTTTCTTACGTTCTGGCAATGGAAGAAATATCCAAAGTAGATGCCTCGGTGAGTGTCTGTATGAGTGTAAACAACTCTCTTGTTTGTTGGGGACTGGAAGAATATGGAACAGAAGAGCAAAAACAAAAATACCTTGTACCATTAGCAAAAGGCGAAGTGCATGGTGCTTTTTGTCTTTCAGAGCCTGAAGCCGGCTCTGATGCTACCTCTCAAAAAACAACAGCAGAAGACAAAGGAGATTATTATTTATTGAACGGAACCAAAAACTGGATTACAAATGGCAGTTCGGCAGATACCTATATTATAATTGCACAAACTCATCCGGATAAAGGACATCACGGGATCAACGCATTTATAGTTGAAAAAAGTTGGGAAGGTTTCCACATTGGCAAAAAAGAAGATAAAATGGGAATCAGAGCTTCCAACACACATACACTGATGTTTACTGATGTCAAAGTACCTAAGGCAAACAGAATCGGAGAAGACGGTTTCGGATTTAAATTTGCCATGAAAGTGCTTGCCGGAGGAAGAATTGGCATTGCATCTCAAGCACTAGGAATCGCATCAGGTGCTTATGAATTGGCACTTGCCTACTCTAAACAAAGAAAAGCATTTGGAACAGAAATAATGAACCACCAAGCCATCCAATTCAAATTGGCTGATATGGCTACTGAAATAGAAGCTGTCCGCCTTCTTTGTTTAAAAGCAGCTTGGCTAAAAGATCAACATCAAGATTACGGATTAGCTAGTTCTATGGCTAAACTTTATGCTGCAGAAACAGCAATGAAAGTTACTACCGAAGCCGTTCAAATACACGGAGGATATGGCTACGTTAGAGAATATCATGTTGAAAGGCTGATGCGTGATGCCAAAATTACACAGATATACGAAGGCACAAGCGAAGTACAAAAAGTGGTTATATCAAGAACCATCCTCAAATGA
- a CDS encoding amino acid permease: MKKSFGLRMAIVIVISSIIGSGVFKKVAPMSESLGSPLLVVAAFALAGLLTLFGMWSIAELGSMYPESGGPFAWLEKIYGKTVSFLYGWASFTVIQTAAIASIAYVFTGAIGTFFPLPHLPEEIASFSILDIQPFDNIGAKLISCALIVILTLVNIRGAKWGGNLSMVFTFIIICCILFIALLAFGSKVGSVATLTKPSSVISIKELSFWSMLGAIIIAMRHAFWAYEGWMALGFVGEELEKPEKDIPKAVSIGLLLIVSLYVLVNAAYLYVMPIDDIIRETTADTNKIAAVLVIDKIFGTGGAGLISAMILVATFGCTNATILASARIYYAMAHKGLFFEKIKKSHSKYSTPHNSLVLQCVWACLLVFSGSFDLLTDLVVIVAFSFYGLIVFGVVILRYKDKERIRPYKTLGYPIIPIIFSVFCVILLAVTFIDSPTQSLTGMFLIFSGLPFYYYWKKKLKTTPQKQL; this comes from the coding sequence TTGAAAAAGTCATTCGGTCTTCGAATGGCAATCGTCATAGTAATCAGCTCTATTATCGGGTCGGGAGTATTCAAAAAAGTAGCTCCCATGTCTGAATCACTCGGCTCTCCCCTATTAGTCGTGGCAGCATTTGCTCTTGCAGGTTTGCTGACTTTGTTTGGCATGTGGAGTATTGCTGAGTTGGGCTCTATGTATCCGGAATCAGGTGGACCGTTTGCATGGCTTGAAAAAATCTATGGCAAAACGGTTTCATTTTTATATGGATGGGCATCATTTACAGTAATTCAGACTGCTGCCATTGCTTCTATTGCATACGTGTTTACAGGAGCCATAGGTACTTTTTTTCCACTGCCACATTTGCCTGAAGAAATTGCGTCTTTCTCAATCTTGGATATTCAACCTTTTGATAATATTGGCGCAAAACTCATTTCTTGTGCCTTGATTGTTATTCTGACCTTAGTCAATATCAGAGGAGCCAAATGGGGTGGTAATCTCAGCATGGTCTTTACTTTTATTATCATCTGCTGTATCTTGTTCATTGCGTTGCTTGCTTTTGGAAGCAAAGTTGGCAGTGTTGCTACCCTCACAAAACCTTCTTCAGTTATTTCTATCAAAGAATTAAGTTTTTGGAGTATGTTGGGGGCTATCATTATTGCAATGCGACATGCCTTTTGGGCTTATGAAGGTTGGATGGCATTGGGATTTGTGGGAGAAGAGCTGGAAAAACCCGAGAAAGATATTCCTAAGGCTGTTTCGATAGGATTGTTACTCATTGTTTCCCTATATGTATTAGTAAATGCAGCCTATTTGTATGTCATGCCCATTGATGATATTATTAGAGAAACTACTGCCGACACCAACAAAATTGCTGCCGTGCTTGTCATAGACAAAATATTTGGAACAGGGGGAGCCGGCTTGATTAGCGCCATGATATTGGTTGCAACATTTGGCTGCACCAATGCTACTATACTCGCTTCTGCCCGAATCTATTATGCAATGGCACATAAAGGGCTATTTTTTGAAAAAATTAAAAAATCTCATTCCAAATACAGTACACCACATAACTCCCTTGTTTTACAATGCGTATGGGCTTGTTTGCTGGTTTTTTCCGGCTCTTTTGATTTGCTGACCGACTTGGTTGTAATCGTTGCTTTCTCTTTTTATGGACTCATTGTTTTTGGGGTGGTTATACTTAGGTATAAAGACAAAGAAAGAATCAGACCTTACAAAACTCTCGGATACCCTATTATTCCCATTATTTTCTCCGTTTTTTGTGTCATATTGCTGGCAGTTACTTTCATTGACTCACCCACTCAGTCACTTACCGGGATGTTTCTTATTTTCTCCGGTCTGCCCTTTTATTACTATTGGAAAAAGAAATTAAAGACTACACCACAGAAGCAATTGTAG